The candidate division KSB1 bacterium region CCAGCCTGAGTTCCGGATCGGGGGTGAGGGAGGCGATATTATCAACGACCAGCAACGTGTGGTCGAATACGTCTTTATGGTGATGGGTTCCGACTTGGTCCACACCCGCCAGATTGGCGACTTCCGGGAACACGACATCCAACAGCCCAGTCAAGTACATCAATCGCAAGCCGATGGACGGTTGAGACGCCGTCAGCAGTTTGATGAATTCGTCGGTGATCCGTTCTTGGCTGACAATGGCCAGTCTCGGCGCCATCAGCCGGATCGCGGCCAGCGCCGACGGATCCACGCTGAATTCGAGCTGAGCGGCAAACCGGACCGCCCGCATCATCCGCAGGGGGTCGTCGCTGAAAGTCCGCTCGGGTTCCAAGGGCGTCCGCAAAACCTTTGATTTCAGGTCCGCGATCCCGCTGAACAGGTCGATAACCGACCCAAAACCGTGGCGGTTCAGCCCGACTGCCAGCGCGTTCACGGTGAAGTCCCGACGCGTCAGGTCAGCGATTAGACCCGCGGACACCACGTCTGGTTTACGCGATGCAGGGTCATAGGTTTCCGCCCGCGCGCTTACAAAGTCGAGTTCGACTCCGTGACAGGCGACTCTCGCCGTCTGAAACTTCGCGAATACAATCGGATCACTTGTCCGCAGCTCCCGGGCCACGGACTGGCTGAACCCGACGGCATCGCCGATAACCGCGAAGTCGATGTCCTTCAATGGCCTGCCGAGCAGCCGGTCCCGGACGAAGCCGCCGACGGCGTACAGCTCGACCCCCTCAAGATCGGCGATTGCGCCAAGCCGGTCGATCAACGGGTACTCACCGGCTGCAATCAAGGGGCTGTGCTCAGGGGTGACTGTGGTCATGGGGGTGAGTCAGAATGACAGGAACTGAGCCATTCCGACAGGCGCGCGCTATTGTGCCGCACGCACCGCGAGTTCTCGCAATTTCTCTCGTCTTCGCTCGGAAACGGCCGTTGTTCGAGGAGTTAGCACCCCTCGGTTCGCCCACTCTCGAGCCTCATCGGACCTGCCGAGCCGGTCACAAATCTGCGAGATTTGCAGGCAAAGGCCGATCTGGTCATACGCGTTGGCCCCGAGGGAACTGTACTGCGCGTACAGATTCCGGGCGATCGCGTCAGCTTCGGGCCAACGTTCCTGCCGGACCCGAAGGCTGAGTTGCGGCCAGAGGAACCCGCGGCAATTCGGAAATCGTTGCAGCCCGGCCAGACAGATGCTGTCGGCTAAAGCATACTCTTTGTCCTCAAGCGCAAACCACACCAGCGCGGTCAGGGCCGACCACTTCGAGAAATCTGATCTCTGAACCGCCAGCCACATGTCGCTCCAGCCAGAACTCTTGCTGGGCATGAACGGCAGGAAGCCGACCAAAGAGCCATGCGTCGCTACCCCGTAACGATACGCTCCACGCCCGAGATAGGCATCATAAAACTCCGGATCCGCTTCGATTGCCCGGGCGAACTCGTCCCGCGACTTCATCAGCAACCGGATCGCAGAAAGCGAGCTGCCCTCGCGGTTGAGCAGAAGCGCCTTGGACGAATAACAGCTGCCGATCAAATAGTGCAAAGCGGCCCGATCCGCGCCGGGCAACGCCAGGTCGGCACGCGCCCGGTGCAGGCAGCTGTCGGAAAGCGCGAAAAATAGACCGCGACCCGAGCTATCCTCATAATCCGTTATGCGGGCGTAAATGCCCGCCATTCGAGCATATAGCGCTGCCGCCGCAGACCCGCCGGAATTCAGCACCGAATCACAAATCTGGTTCGCGGCAGGGTAATCCCCCGCCACCAGCGTGTCCATCAACGCTTGAAAACCGGAAAGCCGCCGGGTTTCAACCGCTTCCGCAGCGTTGTCCGGCACTATCGCGCAACCGATGCACAGAAGCAGAAAGAGTTTCATGACGGTCATGAAACCAAAACAGAGGAAAATGCTCGGGTCGTTACGGTTCATGCAGCTTCTGGGACACCGTTGATGGGACTAAGTTACAATAAAAACATAAAAAAGCAAGAAATCGGCGAGAGCGGCAAAGCTGGATCATCGGGGGTAATCGTCTGGCAACCGGGGCGATAAATGCTTATATTTAAGCGCTGTGGTATATTGGGCGAGCTGTACGCCGGAGCTACCGAATTTCGGATGAGAGTCACGAGGAACGAGATCGGGAATTTGTGAAGAGCGTTTGCAAGGTGAATAGCACGGGCCGCCCAGGATGGGGTTGGGCACTGCCGCTACTGGTCTTCGGCGCACTGCTGTGCCTGCCGCAAGGCTTGTCATGGTCTCTCCGGGCCGCGACAGATCCGTCGCAGCCTGGAGTTTCCCGTGAAGCAATGGTCGGCCGAATTGTTATTCTCAGTGGCCAATTCGACTTATCTGTCCTTCAGCCCGTCACCCGCCGAACAGAGCTGGCCGCACGGAATCGCGAGCTTCTGGTCGGGCTTGAACAAGTTGCAGACGCTGAACAGACCGGGCTGCTGACGAGGCTCGGCGAGCTCCATGCATCTGGCGAAGTATATACATACCAATCGTTTACAATACTGAATGCGGTGGCGGTTCTCGCGACCGAAGCTGTCTTCCGGGAGCTTGCCGATAGGCCCGAGGTGGCGTCGATCGAGGAGGACGCCGCGCTCGAGTTGATTGCTCCGCAAGAGGGACGGCGCGGAGAGCACGAGACGCTGGACTCGCTACATTTCGCCCTGAGGCTGATGCGGGTCCCGGATGTCTGGGCGATGGGCATTACCGGGGCAGGAGTGCTCGTCAGCCACTGCGATGCGGGAGTCAGCGGCACGCACCCGGCTCTGCAATCCAGTTGGCGCGGGAATTTCGGTTACCCGTGGCAGCAGTGCTGGCTT contains the following coding sequences:
- a CDS encoding HD domain-containing protein; protein product: MTTVTPEHSPLIAAGEYPLIDRLGAIADLEGVELYAVGGFVRDRLLGRPLKDIDFAVIGDAVGFSQSVARELRTSDPIVFAKFQTARVACHGVELDFVSARAETYDPASRKPDVVSAGLIADLTRRDFTVNALAVGLNRHGFGSVIDLFSGIADLKSKVLRTPLEPERTFSDDPLRMMRAVRFAAQLEFSVDPSALAAIRLMAPRLAIVSQERITDEFIKLLTASQPSIGLRLMYLTGLLDVVFPEVANLAGVDQVGTHHHKDVFDHTLLVVDNIASLTPDPELRLAALVHDIAKPRTKRFQPQVGWTFHGHEDVGSRMMRAIGRRMRLPEHTTARVTKLVGLHMRPINLTREEVTDSGIRRLIVDAGDDLSGLMTLCRADITSSKPNKVRRYLEQFDSLTARLSEVVEKDQLRAFQSPVRGDEIMAICNIPPGKLVGKIKDALEEAILDGRVPNEHDAVLAYLYEIKDQYSGSEPSS